From a single Leishmania panamensis strain MHOM/PA/94/PSC-1 chromosome 2 sequence genomic region:
- the ABCA1 gene encoding ABC transporter, putative (TriTrypDB/GeneDB-style sysID: LpmP.02.0220) — MLYTSPLPPPFFPLSLLPPPSPYSPVMRPSRDAGQSGGEASTRSSMEGAPEPPRQRPSIASPAVPQRTPQATSVSPPAVRCTEPGAGYYGAWLARGVIAMAPRANRPPATAGTTATASVSSARQPPSGYPSTFGHHAQNPGRQRPAPPLSQQQALSHRCEASPQSKCELQYRRIEIGPLDTARRPCSPVSTASPAFAGASSVSRDRCPFPQSTRGTDRVLSEEGPRGFPFVTQPMPVDPHQQQTGRGESEGVAAGVATATTTHGALPRSLAGDQSFSLPSSAVAVLLSDEELPSAACTEKRPQQQRPQIPLTVGVCSLGAGSPSSPHRMLGTPLPPRNGHSARLENRGYGPGSYTTRGNSRASGSLTVGAAYADVEGGGSDSDTTTSRRRRSSGATESGTDDRTSAYYGGTLGCRDAEAASPIPEINRGATVDDGAAGLRSLVAGDARQRYQGSPTWLDQFGAIIWRDTLERRRRWFSVVLEIVIPLVCAACVVVLWAAFGATSSPNSSSPSNIGDSGYGFSSGRYLSVLCYNETWFGKPNYIDGLVSCSNLDTSTPSSVTCDTVGEEELPVKGLCYAQRGSALGAFVSGMRNGLAQVMPLDDIIAYQWLAKKLPLVDSAAMSLLVGAGLASNTQQSAILSSGKLYFAPCRNVPRDILAYLFRDSKLLQYVYNDTFDTVEAAHRVIKSGERGPTWALVNVRQLDENGFDVSIELDATALPPLAVLIDKAYPGGASDDRSDVYYTSGYTSLMDVLVKYYLTSPYAAGATRAEVDGIQALEGSQVKQQQAAAADAADGVLARRELHDAVPAAPESVGDGVQSFASVAEPRSSPLTLVSQCASSIQETSATLRAKANLTIYLGGMPWVPFKTSQLLAYANTVVGFVIVLAFLYPVSQLTRRLVLEKERRVREATLIMGLPLEHLWCSWFLHSAALMFTISFLMTLLLCTTLLVKSDAFCVFLVVFLFSLTCVPLSGLLAAFFDASRVAALVTPLIYFAMSLLPFAMRSAGPATYLGFSILSPACFALILQDTLARENGDGLAASIFLGGADNPNTATLFGFLILDFAVYLMMMFYLDAVLPKAVGVSKHPLYFILDPIQRCRRKRWEAAWQAAQRQRQAASAAGSSEQQAVPPPPTPMRRSYESAEEAYGGSCGWRCHGHGATDNDRDKDVHGGGEDACDPDGVYEMEAFAPEQLSVRIVGLHKYFQRGGRRFVAVRNFCWQLPNVGVSVLLGHNGAGKSTVMNMMTGMLYPDGGDCYIGDHSVRFDLARARHEIGLCPQHNILWPELTCREHLEFFARLKGLRGAALEKAVVDTLTEVDLLTRQNDLSSVLSGGMRRKLSVAIAFVGGSSLVFLDEPTAGMDVVARRHTWELLLRMSRSRCVLLITHFMDEADLLGDRVAIMSRGQLKCSGSSLFLKSRLGLGYNIFISVHALVRVRELDAFLQEYVPQAERLSTSGGEVNYRLPAQQVDLFPGLLSALDTVGPLIGICGYAISPTTLEEIFLTIARDAAEEDKGRRARVKMEACRVSGSAVALAANQGWLSGLWDCLCCCWCCGGSGGRGASGRFAPDESDKGDDGMDSDNREWSVLDNVNSPYSRDSVSGVTEELTQCSALDRAVVPMQCQSGCSATTSEENQRYPSPTATGYVGSNNGEDAGTSGNCTPAGSASRFSRPAKPLVSKASSPVSQGDVHCSGEAAQATPTYARAVNAEDGRYSVLRVPAAAVTSPVAATESGTAPSTMTAVKRDASADVIWSCEIAFSIATISLLQAEAMMRKRFHIMRRDRRMLCFQVICPVVCVLLAMLLSLTRAYTVDELTMNTSNYPYDTLWDTTGCANYFDSSSNATATSIAPNQRIRDVKAVNLSDFYYFLQDDWYVHGQIGKYSGIACGDPVTAMLPSISRNPVVLLTNYSTYHEFPISMVNFYNLLFKGVRGPSVFITAHVATLPSKSAPVSEDSIRLLLTGIIIMVPFTFLPSNYVAWVVKERECRSRHLQDICGLRYLIYWLSNFLFDLTAYTVTMLLIILIFAAFQRSEFVGGDAAGATFTLFSAYGFCSIATAYLVQFCFTTHSSAQSVVMAIGFVSGFLLVIIVFVLQLFSSTREASHKIRRVFRIFPTYAVGEGIVNLATLPQFHLSDPSLTAFSMEVIGWPCVYMAVEGPLFLILVLLIDHPRWRLKWLLRHYDPNGDAATLARAHQPGRQDDVGGRENDSVEEDSDVEDERVEVRRRMAAYRADLMQQERMCRMGDCFEPAFCERASVNAAEGPYGGFQSFSAKPPLIDAVAVVGLHKRYEDGRVAVQDLTFGVVPGEVFCLLGTNGAGKTTAMSVLCQAAYPTAGHVYVCGHSIVEERRDALQCIGYCPQLDATLDLLTVEEHLKVFAGIRGIMREQQQQVVQALLNLTGLHEYRHTTSATLSGGNHRKLSVALSLIGGPPVVVFDEPSAGMDPVARREMWTSIEAIKHRCSVILCTHHLEEVEALADCVAIMVDGRLRCIGNKVHLKQKYGSGFELTVRIQPPSVAEAETRGRAAEEAALEAIKARVIPFITSSFPSSKLSEVRGKRLIFTLPKDTSLANVFQRLQAHRTELCISDYTVSQTSIEQVFLHISDAVAEEESACAALSERCRDAESDLRL; from the coding sequence ATGCTAtacacctcccctctcccccctcccttcttccccctctcccttcttccccccccctccccctactcGCCCGTCATGCGTCCTTCGCGCGACGCCGGCCAGAGCGGCGGGGAGGCTTCAACGCGTTCTTCGATGGAGGGCGCCCCGGAGCCGCCCCGCCAACGCCCGTCCATCGCATCTCCCGCCGTGCCTCAGCGCACCCCACAGGCCACTTCTGTTtcaccgccggcggtgcgGTGTACCGAGCCAGGCGCTGGCTACTACGGCGCCTGGCTCGCGCGTGGTGTCATAGCGATGGCACCACGCGCGAATAGGCCGCCTGCTACTgctggcaccaccgccaccgcgagCGTCAGCAGTGCTCGCCAGCCGCCGTCAGGATATCCTTCCACCTTTGGTCACCACGCCCAGAACCCGGGCCGTCAAcgcccagcgccgccgctgagtcagcagcaggcgctcaGCCACAGGTGCGAGGCGTCACCGCAGAGTAAGTGCGAGCTGCAGTACCGCCGGATAGAGATTGGCCCCCTCGACACGGCGAGGAGGCCTTGCTCGCCTGTATCGACGGCCTCGCCAGCTTTTGCTGGCGCTTCCTCTGTGAGTAGGGACCGCTGCCCTTTCCCACAGTCGACGAGAGGCACCGATCGAGTATTGTCCGAGGAGGGGCCCCGCGGTTTCCCATTCGTGACCCAGCCGATGCCAGTCGAcccacatcagcagcagacaGGTCGTggtgagagcgagggagTGGCGGCTGGGGTGGCAACCGCTACGACCACTCACGGTGCCTTGCCTAGAAGCTTGGCTGGGGACCAGTCCTTCTCGCTACCGTCGTCAGCCGTGGCCGTTCTTCTCTCAGATGAGGAACTACCCTCTGCAGCGTGCACGGAGAAGCGTCCGCAACAACAGCGGCCACAGATACCGCTTACTGTGGGAGTGTGCAGCCTCGGTGCGGGTTCACCCAGCTCCCCCCACCGTATGCTTGGTacacctcttccccctcgCAACGGACACTCGGCGCGGCTGGAGAATAGAGGCTACGGCCCCGGCAGTTACACGACGCGCGGCAACAGTAGGGCGAGCGGCAGTCTTACCGTGGGGGCTGCCTACGCAGACGTagagggaggtgggagtGACAGCGATACCACCacgagccgccgccgccgcagcagtggcgctaCAGAGAGCGGCACAGACGACCGCACCAGCGCGTACTACGGCGGCACGCTGGGCTGTCGGGATGCCGAGGCCGCGTCTCCGATCCCGGAGATCAATAGAGGAGCCACTGTGgacgacggcgcagcaggccTTAGAAGCCTGGTGGCGGGGGACGCCAGACAGCGTTATCAGGGCTCTCCGACGTGGCTCGACCAGTTCGGGGCGATTATTTGGCGAGATACGCTcgaacgccgccgccgctggttCAGCGTGGTACTGGAGATTGTGATCCCgctcgtgtgcgctgcgtgtgtggtggtgctgtgggCCGCCTTtggcgccacctcctcgccgaaCTCTAGCTCGCCCAGTAATATCGGTGACAGCGGGTACGGCTTCAGCTCTGGCAGGTACCTCTCAGTACTGTGCTACAACGAGACGTGGTTCGGGAAGCCGAACTACATTGACGGCCTGGTCTCCTGCAGCAACCTAGATACTAGCACGCCTAGTTCAGTGACGTGCGACACggtcggcgaggaggagctgccaGTGAAAGGGCTGTGctacgcacagagaggcagcgcacTTGGGGCCTTTGTCAGCGGTATGCGCAACGGCCTAGCACAGGTGATGCCGTTAGACGACATCATCGCTTACCAGTGGCTGGCGAAGAAGTTGCCCTTGGTGGATTCAGCGGCGATGAGCCTGCTGGTCGGTGCGGGGCTCGCCTCCAACACGCAGCAGAGTGCTATCCTGTCGTCTGGCAAGCTTTACTTTGCCCCATGCCGCAATGTGCCACGAGACATACTCGCGTACCTCTTCAGGGACTCCAAGCTTCTCCAGTATGTGTACAACGATACCTTCGACACCGTTGAGGCGGCGCACCGTGTGATCAAGAGCGGCGAGCGTGGCCCCACGTGGGCCCTCGTGAACGTCCGCCAGCTGGACGAGAACGGCTTCGACGTGTCTATTGAACTGgacgcgacagcgctgccgccgctggctgTGTTAATCGACAAGGCGTACCCTGGCGGCGCGAGCGATGACCGATCCGACGTGTACTACACGAGCGGCTACACGTCTTTGATGGACGTGTTGGTGAAGTACTACCTCACATCCCCGTATGCGGCCGGTGCGACACGAGCTGAAGTGGACGGCATCCAGGCCCTGGAGGGGAGCCAGgtgaagcagcaacaggcagcagccgcagatgCGGCCGACGGGGTGCTGGCCAGGCGCGAACTGCACGACGCTgtgccggcggcgccggAATCCGTGGGTGACGGTGTCCAGTCCTTTGCCAGTGTCGCCGAGCCGCGGAGTTCCCCGTTGACGTTGGTGTCGCAGTGTGCCTCTAGCATCCAGGAAACAAGCGCGACCCTTCGCGCGAAGGCGAACCTCACCATCTACCTGGGCGGTATGCCGTGGGTGCCCTTCAAGACGAGTCAGTTGCTGGCTTATGCGAACACCGTCGTGGGCTTCGTGATTGTGCTGGCGTTTCTCTACCCAGTCTCGCAGTTGACGCGGCGGCtcgtgctggagaaggagcggcgcGTGCGGGAGGCGACGCTGATCATGGGCCTCCCGCTGGAGCACCTCTGGTGCAGCTGGTTCCTACACAGCGCCGCCCTCATGTTCACCATCTCCTTCCTCATGACGCTGCTCCTGTGCACGACGTTGCTGGTGAAGAGCGACGCCTTCTGTGTGTTTCTTGTCGTCTTCCTGTTCTCCCTCACGTGCGTGCCACTGTCCGGGCTGTTGGCTGCCTTCTTCGACGCGTCACGGGTGGCCGCCCTCGTGACCCCGCTCATCTACTTCGCCATGTCGCTGTTACCCTTTGCCATGCGCTCGGCCGGGCCAGCCACCTACCTCGGCTTCAGCATCCTCTCGCCCGCCTGCTTCGCCCTCATCCTGCAGGACACGCTCGCTCGAGAGAACGGCGATGGCTTAGCTGCGTCGATCTTCCTTGGCGGCGCCGACAACCCCAACACCGCCACGCTCTTCGGCTTCCTCATTCTGGACTTCGCTGTGTACTTGATGATGATGTTTTACCTCGATGCCGTGCTGCCCAAGGCGGTGGGTGTGTCAAAGCACCCGCTCTACTTCATTCTAGACCCGAttcagcgctgccgtcgcaaGCGTTGGGAAGCGGCGTGGCAGGCggcacagcgacagcgccaagccgcgtctgctgccggcagcagcgagcagcaggccgtgccaccgccaccgacgcCGATGAGGAGAAGTTATGAGAGTGCCGAGGAGGCATatggcggcagctgcggctggcgTTGCCATGGGCACGGCGCTACAGACAATGACCGCGACAAGGACGTgcatggcggcggcgaggatgcCTGTGATCCGGATGGTGTGTACGAGATGGAGGCCTTCGCACCGGAGCAGCTGTCGGTGCGCATTGTCGGCCTCCACAAATACTTtcagcgcggcggccgccgcttcGTCGCGGTGCGGAACTTTTGCTGGCAACTGCCGAACGTTGGcgtctctgtgctgctggggcACAACGGTGCTGGCAAGTCGACGGTGATGAACATGATGACAGGCATGCTCTACCCGGATGGCGGGGATTGCTACATCGGCGACCACTCCGTCCGCTTTGATCTGGCGCGCGCCCGCCATGAGATCGGGCTCTGTCCGCAGCATAACATTCTCTGGCCGGAGCTGACGTGTCGGGAGCACCTCGAGTTCTTTGCGCGGCTGAAGGGGCTGCGCGGGGCGGCCCTGGAGAAGGCCGTGGTGGACACCCTTACGGAGGTGGATCTCTTGACGAGGCAGAACGACCTGTCAAGCGTTCTCTCGGGTGGGATGAGGCGGAAGTTGTCTGTCGCCATCGCATTTgttggcggcagcagcctaGTCTTTCTCGACGAGCCGACGGCCGGCATGGACGTGGTGGCACGACGGCATACGTGggagctcctgctgcgcatgtCGCGAAGCCGGTGCGTACTGCTGATCACGCACTTTATGGACGAGGCGGACTTGCTCGGTGATCGGGTCGCCATCATGAGCCGTGGTCAGCTCAAGTGCTCCGGCAGTTCGCTCTTCTTGAAGTCGCGGCTCGGTCTCGGGTACAATATCTTCATCTCCGTCCACGCGCTGGTACGTGTCCGTGAGCTCGATGCCTTCCTGCAGGAGTACGTGCCGCAGGCAGAGCGCCTGTCAACCAGCGGGGGCGAGGTTAATTACCGCCTGCctgcgcagcaggtggatCTTTTCCCTGGGTTGCTGAGCGCGCTCGACACCGTTGGGCCGCTGATCGGCATTTGTGGATACGCCATCTCCCCCACAACGCTGGAGGAGATTTTCCTAACGATCGCccgcgacgccgctgagGAGGACAAAGGGAGGCGCGCAAGGGTAAAGATGGAGGCGTGTCGagtgagcggcagcgcagttGCTCTGGCGGCCAATCAAGGCTGGCTGTCGGGTCTCTGGGATtgcttgtgctgctgctggtgctgcggcggcagtggcggcagggGCGCGAGCGGTCGCTTTGCCCCTGACGAGTCTGACAAGGGTGATGATGGCATGGACAGCGATAACAGGGAGTGGTCCGTCTTGGACAATGTCAACTCCCCCTACTCACGCGACAGCGTCAGCGGGGTCACGGAGGAGTTGACGCAATGCTCGGCGCTGGACAGAGCTGTCGTCCCGATGCAGTGCCAGTCAGGGTGCTCAGCCACGACATCGGAAGAAAATCAGCGTTACCCGAGCCCAACGGCGACGGGCTATGTGGGGAGCAACAACGGCGAGGATGCTGGCACCTCGGGGAACTGCACCCCTGCCGGGTCTGCGTCTCGGTTCTCGAGGCCGGCGAAGCCTCTCGTTTCCAAAGCTAGCAGCCCTGTGTCGCAGGGAGACgtgcactgcagcggtgaGGCCGCCCAGGCGACACCAACGTATGCGAGGGCGGTGAATGCGGAGGATGGGAGGTATTCTGTGCTGCGTGTcccggctgccgctgtcacCTCCCCCGTCGCAGCGACGGAGTCGGGGACAGCGCCGTCGACGATGACAGCCGTAAAGCGCGACGCCTCTGCCGACGTTATCTGGAGCTGCGAGATCGCCTTCTCTATAGCGACCATCAGTCTCctgcaggcggaggcgatgatgCGCAAGCGGTTTCACATAATGAGGCGAGATCGGCGGATGCTCTGCTTCCAAGTCATCTGCCCCGTGGTGTGCGTCCTGctggcgatgctgctgagcCTGACACGCGCGTACACCGTCGATGAGCTGACGATGAACACGAGCAACTACCCATACGACACGCTGTGGGACACGACGGGCTGTGCGAACTACTTCGACAGCAGCTCCAACGCTACAGCGACGTCGATCGCGCCGAACCAGCGCATCCGCGACGTGAAGGCTGTGAATCTGTCAGACTTTTACTACTTCCTCCAAGACGACTGGTACGTGCACGGTCAAATCGGGAAGTACAGCGGTATCGCGTGCGGCGACCCTgtgacggcgatgctgcCTTCCATTAGCCGCAACCCTGTTGTGTTGCTGACCAACTACTCCACCTACCATGAGTTTCCCATCTCTATGGTGAACTTCTACAACCTGCTCTTCAAGGGGGTTCGTGGTCCATCGGTGTTCATCACGGCGCACGTTGCCACGCTGCCGTCGAAGTCCGCGCCAGTCTCTGAGGACAGTATCAGACTGCTGCTCACGGGGATCATCATTATGGTGCCCTTCACCTTTCTTCCCTCCAACTACGTTGCCtgggtggtgaaggagcgggAGTGCAGGTCACGCCATCTGCAGGACATCTGCGGCCTGCGCTACCTCATCTACTGGCTCAGCAACTTTCTCTTCGACCTCACGGCGTACACCGTCACGATGCTGCTGATCATTCTCATCTTTGCCGCCTTCCAGCGCAGTGAATTcgtcggtggcgacgccgccggcgcgACTTTTACCCTTTTTTCAGCCTACGGATTCTGCAGCATCGCTACAGCGTACCTCGTGCAGTTCTGCTTCACGACGCACTCGAGCGCGCAGAGCGTCGTGATGGCGATCGGCTTCGTCTCGGGCTTtctcctcgtcatcatcgtATTTGTGCTTCAACTCTTCTCCTCTACGAGGGAGGCGTCACACAAGATACGCAGGGTGTTTCGCATCTTCCCCACCTACGCCGTTGGCGAAGGCATCGTGAACCTCGCCACCCTCCCGCAGTTCCACTTATCGGACCCGAGCTTGACAGCCTTCTCCATGGAGGTGATTGGGTGGCCATGTGTGTAcatggcggtggaggggcCACTGTTTCTCATTCTCGTGCTGCTGATTGACCACCCCCGCTGGCGACTGAagtggctgctgcgacacTACGACCCAaacggcgacgccgccaccCTCGCACGCGCTCACCAGCCCGGGCGACAAGACGAcgtgggtgggagggaaaACGACAGTGTTGAAGAGGATAGCGACGTCGAGGACGAGCGGGTTGaggtgcgccggcgcatGGCGGCATACCGCGCCGACCTGATGCAGCAGGAGAGGATGTGCAGGATGGGCGATTGTTTCGAGCCTGCATTCTGTGAGAGGGCCTCGGTGAACGCGGCGGAGGGCCCCTACGGTGGCTTCCAAAGCTTCAGCGCTAAGCCACCGCTCATcgacgctgtcgctgtcgtcggcTTGCACAAGCGATATGAGGACGGCCGGGTGGCTGTGCAGGACCTCACCTTTGGCGTCGTGCCGGGCGAAGTCTTTTGCCTCCTGGGCACAAATGGCGCTGGCAAGACGACCGCCATGTCCGTCCTGTGCCAAGCGGCTTATCCGACCGCTGGGCACGTCTACGTGTGTGGGCACAGCAttgtggaggagagacgcgACGCGCTCCAGTGCATCGGCTACTGTCCCCAGCTCGATGCAACGCTAGACCTGCTCACAGTGGAGGAGCACCTGAAGGTATTTGCCGGCATTCGAGGCATCatgcgagagcagcagcagcaggtggtgcaggcgctgctgaatcTGACCGGGCTGCATGAGTACCGCCACACAACGTCGGCGACCTTGTCAGGCGGCAACCACCGGAAGCTGAGCGTCGCACTATCGCTTATTGGTGGGCCACCTGTTGTCGTCTTCGACGAGCCCTCGGCTGGCATGGATCCCGTGGCGCGGCGCGAGATGTGGACGTCGATCGAGGCGATcaagcaccgctgctccgTTATCTTGTGCACCCACCACCTCGAGGAGGTCGAGGCCCTCGCCGACTGTGTGGCCATCATGGTGGATGGGCGACTGCGTTGCATCGGCAACAAAGTGCACCTCAAGCAGAAGTACGGGAGCGGCTTTGAACTGACCGTTCGGATTCAGCCGCCGTCGGTGGCCGAGGCAGAGACGCGCGGCAGagctgccgaggaggcggcgctggaggccATCAAAGCGCGGGTCATTCCCTTCATCACTTCCTCGTTTCCCTCCTCGAAGCTCAGCGAGGTACGGGGCAAGCGACTCATCTTTACGTTGCCCAAGGACACGAGCCTGGCAAATGTCTTCCAGCGGTTACAGGCACACCGCACCGAGCTCTGCATCTCGGACTACACCGTGTCGCAGACAAGTATAGAGCAGGTCTTCTTGCACATCAGCGACGCGGTggccgaggaagagagcgctTGTGCAGCCTTGTCCGAGCGATGTCGCGACGCCGAGAGCGACTTGCGACTCTGA
- a CDS encoding hypothetical protein (TriTrypDB/GeneDB-style sysID: LpmP.02.0230), producing MPFSSAPSSAPQLAPPPPPPQPPQQQQPLQSVLAIGRQQGWGAAAASARGAAMPTGVPSCRMGTRSSVTLMCPEADEAEWPISAPQFSNGCFNKRCDGAVGESFAACAAMAVPKGASEMDHNSYDAMQQQQQRLLCGHKNESAPSGNADAALAAPQNTNGVCEAIVTAARCGGIVAPSASAPAPGDATAPFIATTAASANAVVKAHGRGSWSCPFGSSASDEALQQQCHDTRQASVSKSVTSPTDVSGVVMAVSSSANAMALVPMNEVASPTGAEMQCLLADAHRAYTAAEAQLLKDGLALREDWMGTRDLFFAAGGLFAAVGEPAIAARCLLHATFINRAFHSDDEALATLAMSVEQLKQSHPRIAVDALLRLAPCYVREDLRYQAARCYRDAADILENVLDEKEAAVVQYRAALDMYAETQVAASEMARHWERQKRRLDGTPRQHPHSLDICTTNGDVANAAAPEGVEATLLGSKQQQLVLPKSTALEPSSDVVSLTSSVDGRGCNSVGFRAHGPPQYRVSTTVQRSLTDACRWRLVILLTRLGRYEEVREAALACAASVPLTLPKTKYLLYATLCVLARGAATVEGDVSANSASDPAVATEARQSTETATTETFAASSVNAVYFDSLYDAEKLFLALQDEDRTFQRGKENALVRAILTANRACSLAAFDDAVRTYKAYATTGSCVVFELLVKQCRRSLFEHMERFA from the coding sequence atgcccttctcttccgcgCCGTCATCCGCGCCTCAAttggcgccgccaccaccaccaccgcagccgccgcagcagcagcagcccctaCAAAGCGTGCTGGCCATCGGTCGCCAGCAGGGGTggggcgccgccgccgcctccgctcgAGGTGCCGCGATGCCGACCGGCGTGCCATCTTGCCGGATGGGGACTCGGTCGTCGGTGACGCTCATGTGCCCCGAAGCAGATGAGGCGGAGTGGCCCATCTCTGCACCGCAATTCAGCAATGGCTGCTTCAATAagcgctgcgacggcgcggTCGGCGAATCGTTCGCCGCCTGTGCCGCCATGGCCGTACCGAAGGGGGCTTCAGAGATGGACCACAACTCCTACGAcgccatgcagcagcagcagcagcggctgttGTGCGGCCATAAGAACGAGTCTGCCCCCTCTGgcaacgccgacgccgcacTCGCCGCACCGCAAAACACCAACGGCGTGTGCGAGGCCATCGTCACGGCCGCACGGTGCGGTGGTATTGTGGCACCCAGCGCATCGGCGCCTGCGCCCGGCGACGCCACAGCACCGTtcatcgccaccactgctgcctcggCAAACGCCGTGGTGAAAGCACATGGGCGCGGCAGCTGGTCATGTCCGTTCGGGTCCTCGGCCTCTGACGAagctctccagcagcagtgtcacGATACGCGGCAGGCCAGTGTGTCGAAGAGCGTGACGAGCCCCACCGATGTCTCTGGTGTGGTAATGGCAGTCTCCTCCTCAGCCAACGCGATGGCGCTTGTTCCCATGAACGAGGTCGCCTCACCGACTGGTGCTGAGATGCAGTGCCTCCTGGCCGATGCCCATCGTGCCTACACGGCTgctgaggcgcagctgctgaaggacgGCCTCGCCTTGCGTGAGGACTGGATGGGGACGCGCGACCTCTTTTTCGCAGCCGGCGGCCTCTTCGCTGCCGTCGGCGAGCCCGCCATCGCAGcccgctgcctgctgcacgCCACCTTCATCAACCGTGCCTTtcacagcgacgacgaggcgctggcgacgtTGGCAATGTcagtggagcagctgaagcagtCGCATCCGCGTATCGCTgtggacgcgctgctgcggctcgCGCCGTGCTATGTGCGGGAGGACCTGCGCTACCAGGCCGCTCGCTGCTACCGCGATGCTGCTGATATTCTGGAGAACGTCCTGgacgagaaagaggcagcCGTTGTGCAGTACCGCGCCGCGTTGGACATGTACGCTGAGACTCAAGTGGCCGCCTCTGAGATGGCGCGGCATTGGGAGCGCCAGAAGCGGCGGCTCGACGGCACCCCACGGCAGCACCCCCACTCCCTTGACATCTGCACGACCAACGGGGATGTGGCcaacgcagcggcgccggagGGAGTCGAGGCCACGCTGCTGGggtcgaagcagcagcagctcgtgtTGCCCAAGTCCACGGCGCTGGAGCCCTCCAGCGATGTCGTTTCTCTTACATCATCCGTGgatgggagggggtgcaACTCTGTTGGCTTCCGAGCACATGGCCCCCCGCAGTATCGAGTTAGCAcgacggtgcagcgcagTCTTACCGAtgcctgccgctggcgcctggTGATTCTCCTCACGCGCCTTGGCCGGTACGAGGAGGTGCGTGAGGCGGCGCTCGCCTGCGCAGCAAGTGTGCCGCTTACGTTGCCCAAAACAAAGTATCTGCTCTACGCTACACTGTGCGTTCTGGCGCGAGGGGCGGCGACTGTGGAGGGGGATGTCTCGGCAAACAGCGCCTCTGATCCGGCGGTCGCTACAGAGGCACGGCAATCTACagagacggcgacgacggaaACCTTCGCAGCCTCTTCCGTCAATGCGGTGTACTTCGACAGTCTCTACGACGCCGAAAAGTTATTCCTTGCGCTGCAGGACGAGGACCGCACCTTCCAGCGCGGGAAGGAGAACGCGCTCGTGCGCGCGATACTGACGGCAAATCGGGCTTGCTCTCTGGCGGCTttcgacgacgccgtgcGCACCTACAAAGCGTACGCGACGACGGGGTCGTGCGTTGTGTTTGAGTTGTTGGTgaagcagtgccgccgcagcctgTTCGAGCACATGGAGCGGTTTGCTTGA
- a CDS encoding ribosomal RNA processing protein, putative (TriTrypDB/GeneDB-style sysID: LpmP.02.0240), with translation MTTVYARRDGRTALELRGKEMKLSDMTTFDGSSWYAQGQTAVMVSLHGPTVAKNDEYDTCAVNVRVQHARALAPAAGGAEKALYEERKLGLLTRTDALALESLLESVLGAVFLRERFPRCVLVVDVVVVQDDGSLPAVALNALMCALLDAGLPCRTTAAAVCVAVVTRGGGTEVADSSSSPAEGRLFSLGGPSSAAGGVCEYLLDPTSAEESLGVGYAAASPCVAEKAAVTDAGAITASSLAATPLAHRSAAPQVKDRYRCVSTGVFVFSNPACGGGVLAQLVRCVGSGSVGIHGPGVPVQAYAEMMTLAERASAVLFEFFRQCNVAE, from the coding sequence ATGACCACCGTGTACGCGCGCCGTGATGGGCGCACTGCGCTCGAGCTTCGCGGGAAGGAGATGAAGCTTTCGGACATGACAACGTTcgatggcagcagctggtACGCGCAGGGACAGACTGCGGTGATGGTGTCGCTTCACGGGCCCACCGTAGCCAAGAACGACGAGTATGACACGTGCGCTGTGAACGTGCGTGTACAGCACGCTCGCGCGCTTGCCCCGGCCGCTGGTGGCGCGGAGAAGGCACTGTATGAGGAGCGGAAGCTCGGATTGCTCACCCGCACCGACGCGCTGGCGTTGGAATCGTTGCTGGAATCCGTCCTCGGCGCTGTCTTTCTGCGCGAGCGCTTTCCGCGGTGCGTGCTCGTGGTGGACGTGGTGGTCGTCCAGGACGATGGCAGCCTGCCTGCTGTTGCCCTGAACGCCCTCatgtgtgcgctgctggacgcCGGCCTGCCGTGTCGCActacggcggcggcggtgtgcgtTGCGGTTGTGACGCGCGGCGGTGGGACGGAGGTGGCAgactcgagcagcagccctgCCGAAGgtcgcctcttctccttggGTGGGCCCTCCTCAGCAGCTGGTGGCGTCTGCGAGTACTTGCTGGATCCAACCAGCGCCGAGGAATCGCTCGGGGTGGGCTACGCCGCTGCGAGTCCGTGTGTAGCCGAAAAGGCGGCCGTCACCGACGCCGGGGCCATCACGGCATCCTCGCTGGCGGCCACGCCACTGgcccaccgcagcgctgcgccgcaggTGAAGGATCGCTATCGATGCGTGAGCACCGGCGTCTTTGTCTTCTCGAACCCGGCGTGCGGCGGAGGCGTACTGGCCCAGCTGGTCCGCTGTGTCGGGAGTGGCAGCGTGGGAATCCACGGGCCGGGGGTACCCGTGCAGGCGTATGCGGAGATGATGACGCTAGCAGAGCGGGCCTCCGCGGTGCTCTTCGAGTTCTTCCGGCAGTGCAACGTGGCGGAATGA